One Flavobacterium sp. 90 DNA segment encodes these proteins:
- a CDS encoding GlsB/YeaQ/YmgE family stress response membrane protein, with protein MEFLYFLLIGAISGWLAGQIWKGAGFGLLGNIVVGIVGGIIGGWIAGRLGIGGGGLLWQIIIAVGGAWVLLFLISLIKKA; from the coding sequence ATGGAATTTTTATACTTCTTACTTATAGGAGCCATTTCAGGATGGCTGGCAGGTCAAATCTGGAAAGGTGCCGGCTTTGGATTACTTGGTAATATCGTCGTTGGTATTGTCGGCGGAATCATTGGCGGCTGGATTGCCGGAAGACTTGGTATTGGCGGCGGTGGACTTCTTTGGCAAATTATTATAGCCGTTGGAGGTGCCTGGGTGCTGTTATTTCTAATAAGTCTCATAAAAAAAGCATAA
- a CDS encoding sterol desaturase family protein produces the protein MNEVIAYFSTIPSSHRSLILVGGITFFWIVENTFPLFQMHYKKWHHAGINFFLTLTTIIINFLLAVILIKTASWTTENHFGILQWLPEIPLLLYTLIGLLLLDLIGAYLPHYIQHKIKFLWRFHIVHHTDTWIDTTTANRHHPGESVIRFVFTTLGVLIVGTPMWMVFLYQTLSVVATQFNHANISLPNKLDVFLSYFIVSPNMHKVHHHYVVPYTDSNYGNIFSVWDRLFGTFTTLSKDKLIYGVDTHMLPEENNKLKNLLKIPFQKSRSIKNS, from the coding sequence ATGAATGAAGTAATTGCATATTTCAGTACGATTCCCTCTTCTCATCGAAGTTTAATTTTGGTTGGAGGAATCACTTTTTTCTGGATTGTAGAGAATACCTTTCCCTTATTCCAGATGCATTACAAAAAATGGCATCATGCAGGAATCAACTTTTTCCTGACATTGACTACCATTATCATTAACTTTTTACTGGCTGTTATACTAATTAAAACCGCATCGTGGACAACCGAAAATCATTTTGGAATCTTACAATGGCTTCCGGAGATTCCACTTTTGCTTTATACACTAATTGGATTGCTTTTATTGGATTTAATTGGAGCTTATTTACCACATTATATTCAGCATAAAATAAAGTTTCTATGGCGTTTTCATATTGTCCATCATACAGATACCTGGATTGACACGACAACGGCAAATAGGCATCATCCGGGCGAAAGCGTAATTCGGTTTGTATTTACAACTCTTGGAGTTTTGATTGTAGGAACTCCTATGTGGATGGTCTTTTTGTACCAAACTTTATCGGTTGTAGCAACGCAGTTTAATCACGCTAATATTTCGCTGCCTAATAAACTAGATGTTTTTCTGAGTTATTTTATTGTTTCTCCAAATATGCATAAAGTACATCATCATTATGTTGTTCCTTACACAGACAGTAATTACGGAAACATTTTTTCGGTTTGGGATCGTCTTTTTGGAACGTTTACAACATTATCCAAAGACAAATTAATCTATGGCGTTGACACACATATGCTACCTGAAGAAAACAATAAATTGAAAAATTTATTGAAAATCCCGTTTCAAAAATCGAGATCTATAAAAAACAGTTAA
- a CDS encoding DUF2805 domain-containing protein, whose protein sequence is MKKSNRKELNWEQTERLVSLALEEKNPFEIIKKEFGLAEKEVLEIMKKKMPLEKFEMWKKKAIANKPKPKPVKIDDFDEDLDGKYYIKNKLD, encoded by the coding sequence ATGAAAAAGAGTAACCGCAAAGAATTGAATTGGGAACAAACGGAAAGACTTGTTTCGTTAGCTTTAGAAGAAAAAAATCCATTTGAAATCATAAAGAAAGAATTTGGATTAGCAGAAAAAGAAGTTCTGGAAATCATGAAAAAGAAAATGCCTCTTGAAAAATTTGAGATGTGGAAAAAGAAGGCCATTGCTAATAAACCAAAACCAAAACCAGTTAAAATAGATGATTTTGATGAAGATTTGGATGGTAAATACTATATAAAAAACAAACTAGACTAA
- a CDS encoding peptidase M61 has translation MKKILYTLALAVTLWSCKTGSTSDAAKSNVVEVNINLVDVKDDKVLVTVTPPQIKTDEIIYSIPKTVPGTYSTDNYGKYSDTFKAFDAKGNELTVKRIDDNSWSISNAKTLKKVTYLVGDTFDTEKGTGFGNDDVFSPAGTNINAGINFLVNTHGFVGYFQDKLEVPYKVTITHPETLWGATSMTDEDASKTSDVFTTSRYAVLVENPIMYSKPDYTTFNVNGMDILIAVYSPTGKFTAESITPEMKTMMTAQKNFLGKVNANKKYTVLVYLSSMAKDDAHGFGALEHPTATTVVLPESMPKEKLVETMKDVVSHEFFHIVTPLTIHSKEIQFFDYNAPKMSEHLWMYEGVTEYFANLFQINQGLINESEFYTRIADKIEQSKSLNDTMPFTVMSKNVLEQPYKDQYLNVYQKGALIGMCIDIIIREKSNGERGILDLMHKLSAEYGVEKPFNDEDLFAKITQLTYPEVGEFLNKYVAGTTPIPYDFYLAKVGVTKASEKIPGAIFIKGQTPYISVDKANKTISVRSDIDLNVFFTNLNLKAGDVIVSVNNKAYNLDNIYDLITESENWKENDAITLQIKRAGKEQTIKGTVKVPFEEKETFKATDASKDKLKNAWLKG, from the coding sequence ATGAAAAAAATACTTTATACCTTAGCTCTTGCAGTAACGCTTTGGAGCTGTAAAACAGGAAGTACTTCTGACGCTGCAAAAAGCAATGTTGTAGAGGTAAATATTAATCTTGTCGATGTAAAAGATGACAAAGTTCTGGTAACTGTTACTCCTCCACAGATCAAAACTGACGAAATTATTTATAGCATTCCTAAAACAGTTCCCGGAACTTATTCTACGGATAATTACGGAAAATACTCTGATACTTTTAAGGCTTTTGATGCTAAAGGAAATGAATTAACTGTAAAAAGAATTGACGATAACTCGTGGTCAATTTCTAATGCTAAAACATTAAAAAAAGTTACTTATTTAGTAGGAGATACTTTTGATACTGAAAAAGGAACCGGATTTGGTAACGACGATGTATTCTCGCCAGCAGGAACAAACATCAATGCAGGAATCAATTTCTTAGTTAACACACACGGTTTTGTGGGTTATTTTCAAGATAAACTTGAAGTTCCTTACAAAGTTACGATCACACATCCTGAAACACTTTGGGGAGCAACTTCAATGACTGATGAAGATGCAAGTAAAACAAGCGACGTTTTTACAACATCACGTTATGCAGTTTTGGTCGAGAATCCAATTATGTATTCTAAACCGGATTATACTACATTTAACGTAAACGGAATGGATATTTTGATCGCTGTTTATTCTCCAACAGGAAAATTTACTGCAGAAAGCATCACTCCGGAAATGAAGACAATGATGACAGCGCAGAAAAACTTTTTAGGAAAAGTAAATGCCAATAAAAAATATACTGTTTTAGTGTATTTATCATCTATGGCAAAAGACGACGCTCACGGTTTTGGAGCTTTAGAGCATCCAACTGCAACTACGGTTGTTTTACCTGAATCTATGCCAAAAGAAAAATTGGTAGAAACTATGAAAGATGTTGTTTCGCATGAGTTTTTCCATATTGTGACTCCATTGACTATCCACTCAAAAGAAATTCAGTTTTTTGATTATAATGCGCCTAAAATGTCAGAACATTTATGGATGTATGAAGGTGTAACAGAATATTTTGCTAATCTTTTTCAAATCAACCAAGGTTTGATTAATGAATCTGAATTCTATACTCGTATTGCTGACAAAATCGAACAATCAAAATCATTAAATGACACAATGCCATTTACTGTAATGAGTAAAAATGTACTAGAGCAGCCATACAAAGACCAATACTTAAATGTGTACCAAAAAGGGGCGTTAATTGGAATGTGTATTGATATTATCATCAGAGAAAAAAGCAACGGAGAAAGAGGTATTCTTGATTTAATGCATAAATTATCTGCTGAATATGGTGTTGAAAAACCATTTAATGATGAAGATCTTTTTGCGAAAATCACTCAATTGACATATCCTGAAGTTGGAGAATTTTTGAATAAATATGTAGCCGGAACAACTCCAATTCCTTATGATTTTTATTTAGCTAAAGTTGGTGTTACAAAAGCTTCTGAGAAAATTCCCGGAGCAATTTTCATTAAAGGACAAACACCATACATTAGTGTAGATAAAGCCAATAAAACAATAAGTGTTCGTTCTGATATTGATTTAAATGTGTTTTTCACTAACTTAAATCTAAAAGCTGGAGACGTAATCGTTTCTGTAAATAATAAAGCATACAATCTTGATAATATTTATGATTTGATTACAGAAAGTGAAAACTGGAAAGAAAACGATGCAATCACTCTTCAAATCAAACGTGCAGGAAAAGAGCAAACTATTAAAGGAACTGTAAAAGTACCTTTTGAAGAAAAAGAAACTTTTAAAGCAACTGACGCTTCTAAAGACAAACTTAAAAATGCTTGGTTAAAAGGATAA
- a CDS encoding GH92 family glycosyl hydrolase, whose amino-acid sequence MNRMKCKSFLLGLTFLVLGYGNKMNAQKKIEKKNLIQYVDPMIGTAKMGHTYPGATVPFGSVQLSPETDTIAYSLNGKYNGEVYKYCAGYQYEDKTIVGFSHTHFSGTGHSDLGDFLIMPTTGKLQLNPGVASKPLSGYRSAFSHSTEKAEPAYYSVFLEDHKIKAELTATTRVGMHQYTFPKSDEAHIILDLTSGIYNYDKKNVWTFVRVENDTLITGYRQTNGWARTRTVYFAMSFSKPIKSYGQAAQEKSVYRGFWGRFDQTKNFPEMAGQNLKLFFDFNTEEGEKIKIKMALSPVSSAGALENMKKEVPGWDFEKVKKQSQEVWNNELNKIQIETIQKEDLVNFYTSMYHAFLGPTEYMDLDGNYKGLDMNVHKAENFKNYTSYSLWDTYRALHPLFNIVQPARNSDMISSMLAHSDQSVHKMLPIWSHYANENWCMIGYHSVSVVADAIVKGNGNFDKEKALQACINTAKVPYYDGLDYYMKMGYVPEDKNGSSVSKTLEYAYDDWAIAQAAKKLGKTEVYNEFIERSKNYKNVYDAKTGFMRPKLNDGTFKKEFDPLDTHGQGFIEGNSWNYSLYVPQDPAEMIKMMGGNDKFNVRLDSLFSMHLPDKYFENTEDITREGIIGNYVHGNEPSHHVVYLYDWTNSPWKAQDKIRMILKKMYRNGADGLGGNDDFGQMSAWYIFSSLGFYPVAPGSDEYALGSPLVKKAVFNLENGKNFQVETVNQSDKNVFVSKVLLNGKQLDKPFLKHSDVIDGGKITFYMSNKPNKKNY is encoded by the coding sequence ATGAATAGAATGAAATGTAAAAGTTTTCTTTTGGGATTAACCTTTTTAGTGCTGGGTTACGGCAATAAAATGAATGCACAAAAGAAAATAGAGAAAAAAAATCTAATTCAGTATGTCGATCCAATGATTGGTACAGCCAAGATGGGACATACTTATCCTGGAGCTACAGTGCCTTTTGGGAGCGTGCAATTAAGTCCCGAAACAGATACAATTGCCTACAGTTTAAACGGAAAATACAATGGCGAAGTTTATAAATATTGCGCTGGATATCAATACGAAGACAAAACGATTGTAGGTTTTAGCCATACCCATTTTAGCGGAACAGGACATTCAGATTTAGGAGATTTTTTAATCATGCCAACAACCGGAAAATTACAATTGAATCCCGGAGTAGCCTCAAAACCATTATCAGGTTATCGATCTGCGTTTTCACATTCGACGGAAAAAGCAGAGCCAGCTTATTACAGCGTATTTCTTGAAGATCATAAAATCAAAGCCGAACTTACGGCAACGACAAGAGTTGGAATGCATCAATATACTTTTCCAAAGTCTGACGAAGCGCATATTATTTTGGATTTAACTTCGGGAATTTACAATTACGATAAGAAAAATGTATGGACATTTGTTCGTGTTGAGAATGATACTTTAATCACAGGATATCGTCAAACGAATGGTTGGGCGAGAACCAGAACCGTTTATTTTGCCATGTCTTTTAGTAAACCAATTAAAAGCTACGGACAAGCAGCACAGGAAAAAAGTGTTTACAGAGGTTTCTGGGGAAGATTTGATCAAACTAAAAACTTCCCTGAAATGGCAGGTCAAAACTTAAAACTATTTTTTGATTTCAATACAGAAGAAGGTGAAAAAATCAAAATCAAAATGGCATTATCGCCGGTAAGTTCTGCCGGAGCGCTTGAAAATATGAAAAAAGAAGTTCCGGGTTGGGATTTCGAAAAAGTCAAAAAACAAAGTCAGGAAGTTTGGAACAACGAACTGAACAAAATTCAGATTGAAACCATCCAAAAGGAAGATTTAGTGAATTTTTATACCTCAATGTATCACGCTTTTTTAGGTCCAACAGAATACATGGATTTAGACGGGAATTACAAAGGATTGGATATGAATGTGCATAAAGCCGAAAACTTTAAAAATTATACCAGTTATTCTTTGTGGGATACTTACAGAGCTTTACATCCTTTATTTAATATTGTTCAACCAGCAAGAAACTCAGATATGATTAGTTCAATGTTGGCGCATTCAGATCAGAGTGTGCATAAAATGTTGCCAATTTGGTCGCATTATGCCAATGAAAACTGGTGTATGATTGGCTATCATTCCGTATCTGTGGTTGCTGATGCAATTGTAAAAGGAAACGGGAATTTTGATAAAGAAAAAGCGCTTCAGGCTTGTATAAATACTGCAAAAGTTCCTTATTATGACGGTTTAGACTATTATATGAAAATGGGTTACGTTCCTGAGGATAAAAACGGTTCTTCGGTTTCTAAAACATTAGAATATGCTTATGACGATTGGGCAATTGCACAGGCTGCCAAAAAGTTAGGCAAAACAGAAGTTTATAACGAATTTATCGAAAGATCTAAAAACTATAAAAACGTTTACGATGCCAAAACAGGATTTATGCGTCCTAAATTGAATGACGGAACTTTTAAAAAGGAATTTGATCCTTTAGATACGCACGGACAAGGTTTTATCGAAGGAAATTCATGGAATTATAGTTTGTACGTTCCGCAAGATCCTGCCGAAATGATTAAAATGATGGGCGGAAATGACAAATTTAATGTTCGTTTGGATTCTTTATTCAGCATGCATTTACCGGACAAATATTTTGAAAATACAGAAGATATTACCAGAGAAGGAATTATAGGGAATTATGTGCACGGAAACGAACCTTCGCATCATGTTGTTTATTTGTACGATTGGACAAATTCGCCTTGGAAAGCGCAAGATAAAATCAGAATGATTCTGAAAAAAATGTACAGAAATGGTGCCGATGGTTTAGGTGGAAATGATGATTTTGGACAAATGAGCGCTTGGTATATTTTTAGCAGTTTAGGATTTTATCCAGTTGCGCCAGGTTCAGATGAATATGCTTTGGGAAGTCCGCTGGTTAAAAAAGCTGTTTTTAATTTAGAAAACGGAAAAAATTTCCAAGTAGAAACAGTAAATCAATCGGATAAAAATGTCTTTGTGAGTAAAGTACTTTTAAACGGAAAACAATTAGATAAACCATTTTTGAAACATTCGGATGTAATAGACGGCGGGAAAATTACTTTTTATATGAGTAATAAACCGAATAAGAAGAATTATTAA
- a CDS encoding GNAT family protein, with protein MNTNFSFSDNIILEDDLVLLRPLQESDVDNLLEISINEPETWKYSLVGADGKENLINYIQSAVKARDEKREFPFIVFDKKSQKYAGSTRFYDIQLAYKTLQLGYTWYGSAFRGTGLNKHCKFLLLQFAFETLGMERVEFRADNNNERSVAAMKSIGCKVEGVLRSHMPTANSEVRRDSIVLSILRDEWFAEVKENLKQKL; from the coding sequence ATGAATACAAATTTCAGTTTCTCAGACAATATTATCCTTGAAGACGATTTAGTTTTATTACGTCCATTACAAGAATCAGATGTTGATAATCTATTGGAAATCTCTATAAATGAACCAGAAACCTGGAAATATTCATTAGTTGGTGCTGACGGAAAAGAAAATCTGATCAATTATATTCAATCTGCGGTAAAAGCAAGAGATGAAAAAAGAGAATTTCCGTTTATAGTATTCGATAAAAAATCTCAAAAATACGCGGGATCAACACGTTTTTATGATATACAATTGGCGTACAAAACACTGCAATTAGGATATACATGGTACGGTTCGGCCTTTAGAGGAACCGGACTTAACAAACACTGTAAATTTTTATTATTACAATTTGCCTTCGAAACTCTGGGAATGGAGCGTGTAGAATTCCGCGCTGATAATAATAACGAGCGCAGTGTCGCTGCTATGAAAAGCATTGGCTGTAAGGTCGAAGGCGTTTTAAGAAGCCACATGCCAACCGCAAACAGCGAAGTAAGACGTGATTCAATCGTTCTAAGCATTCTAAGAGACGAATGGTTTGCCGAAGTAAAAGAAAACCTAAAGCAAAAGCTTTAA